Sequence from the Botrytis cinerea B05.10 chromosome 12, complete sequence genome:
TGAATGGAAGTCCAAGACCTGGCACTCCTTCAACGGCTTATGGAGGAAGTCCAAGAAGACCATTACCTCCAGCTCCTTTATTTGCGGCTCATGGTGCTCGGTCACCATTCGGAGATGACGCAACGATTCACATACCCCTCGAACACGAAGATGACGAAATGTTAGACGAGGATGTTTTTGGACCGGAAAAGAGGGATATGAGAGGAACTATGAGGTCGAGACAATCATATTCGACATTTGCTGATGATATGGAAAGTGCAAAGGACTACGAACATTATGGGCCAGCACCTTCTGGAAAGCAAGAACGAAGAGGTGCTAATAGAACGACTCAAATGAAAAAACGAGAAGTCAAACTTATTAACGGAGAACTGATTTTGGAGTGTAAAATCCCTACTATCCTTTACAGTTTCTTGCCCCGAAGAGATGAAATCGAATTCACACATATGCGATATACAGCTGTTACATGCGACCCAGATGATTTTGTTGCGAAAGGTTACAAATTACGTCAAAATATGGGAGTCACAGCTAGAGAAACCGAACTTTTTATCTGTATTACCATGTACAATGAGACGGAGATTGATTTTACGAGAACGATGCATGCTGTGATGAAAAATATCTCACATTTTTGTTCTCGATCGAAATCTAGAACGTGGGGAGAAAACGGATGGCAAAAGATTGTGGTTGCTATTATTTCGGATGGTAGACAAAAAATTCATCCGAGAACACTTGATGCTCTAGCTGCTATGGGTGTTTATCAAGATGGAATTGCTAAGAATTTGGTCAATGGAAGAGAAGTTCAAGCTCATGTGTATGAGTATACGACTCAAGTCTCTTTGGATTCGGATCTTAAGTTCAAAGGTGCTGAAAAGGGAATTGTTCCCTGTCAGATGCTTTTTTgtctcaaagaaaagaatgcaaagaaattgaattctcATCGTTGGTTCTTTAATGCTTTTGGAAGAGCTCTCACACCGAATATTTGCATCATGTTGGATGTGGGTACAAAACCCGGAGGTAATTCACTTTATCATTTGtggaaagcttttgataCCGACTCTAATGTTGCTGGTGCTTGCGGAGAGATCAAAGCTATGAAAGGAAAAGGCTGGATGGGACTTCTTAATCCTTTGGTGGCTTCTcaaaatttcgaatataagaTGTCGAATATTCTTGATAAACCTATTGAGAGTGTGTTTGGTTATATCACTGTCTTGCCTGGTGCATTGAGTGCATACAGATATCATGCTTTACAGAATGATCATACGGGTCATGGTCCTTTGAGTCAATACTTCAAGGGAGAGACACTACATGGTCAAAATGCAGATGTCTTTACGGCAAATATGTATTTGGCTGAGGATCGTATTTTGTGTTGGGAATTGGTGGCTaagagagatgaaagatggGTATTGAAATATGTGAAGGGATGTACTGGAGAGACTGATGTGCCAGGTTAGTTAAATCCCTTCTATCACTCTGGAATTTGCTGACCATTTTTAGATACTGTCCCCGAATTCGTATcacagagaagaagatggctCAATGGAGCTTTCTTTGCAGCTGTCTATTCTTTGGCTCATTTCAAACAAGTATGGCATACAGATCATACCCTTGGACGaaagattcttcttcatattgaattcatctatcaattcattcaactCCTCTTTACTTACTTTTCTCTGGCCAATTTCTACCTCACATTCTACTTCATTGCCGGTTCGCTATCTGTTGATAATATGGATCCATTTGGCCACAGTATcggaaaatatatattttacgTCTTAAAATATGTTTGTGTTCTTCTTACCGCCACACAGTTCATTCTATCTATGGGAAATCGACCACAAGGAGCACgaaaattatattacatgTCCATGATCATATACTCGATAATCATGGTATACACACTCTTCTCCACCATTTACATCGTCTACCGAGAAGTTCACGATAATGCCAAGAATCTTGTAATGGGCAACAATCTCTTCACTAATCTGGTCGTGTCGCTTTGTTCAACATTAGGGCTCTACTTCCTCATGTCTTTCCTCTACCTGGATCCTTGGCATATGTTTACCAGTTCTGGTGCTTACTTTGCCCTGCTTCCAAGTTACATCTGTACCCTTCAAGTCTACGCCTTTTGCAACACTCACGATGTGACATGGGGAACCAAAGGTGACAATGTCATGTCTACCGATCTTGGTGCCGCTTCTGGAAAAGGACAAACGGTTGAACTCGAAATGCCGTCTGAACAACTCGATATCGATTCTGGCTACGATGAAGCCCTTCGCAATCTCCGTGACAGACTGGAAGtcccctctcctcctatCTCGGAATCTCAACAGCAGGAAGATTACTACAAGAGTGTTCGTACGTACATGGTTCTTGTCTGGATGATTGCAAATGGAATATTGGCAATGGCTGTTAGTGAAGCTTATGGACCGGATCACTTGGGGACGAATTATTACTTGACGTTCCTACTGTGGGCGGTGGCAGCGTTGGCACTCTTTAGAGCGGTGGGATCGAGTGCTTTTGGAATTATTAATTGTGTGGAGGCGATTGTGGAGGGGAGGATTAGGGTGTCGATGACGGTTCCTAGGTGGATGGGAGGGTGGAGTTCGAAGATTAGTGAGGGGATTAGCGAGGGGATTAGCAGTGTGGGTAATGCGGTTAAGAGGAATTAGGGGGAGAGTGGGGAGTTTATTAGAAGGGAAAGATGGGGATGAAGGAATGTAGGAGAAAAACTAATATATGAGGAGGTATGCAGATGGAGAAGCGGAGATgatgcagaagaagaagagaaaagaagagtttttgattgataccATGGGAACACGAAGCAGAGATCTTATACCACACCacggaagaaaggaaatacCTCGGGATATAGGAAAGGGATaggattggttggttgttttgggatgtggatgggattggaggtttttttgttcttcttaCGCTTTGAATGATGGACGGATGTAAATATGTAAATATGATTTGGGGAGGTGTttcttgttttattaatgatgacttttttttttacttttacttttaATTCTTTGATGGGTGGATTTGTGAGGGGATGTTGTGtgaggagatgatggatatgagagagatgagatagatGGTATTCGAGCTTGAGAAAGAAATACCTGGGTTATGCTTTGGAAACGCTTGTTCTTTGTGAATGTTGCTTGGAAGATTTGTATCGATGTGCTCATTAGATGAATTGgactttttcaaaaagcttacCTTGTTGGCGTGGTGTGCTGGACGCGGAAAAATCATGTGGTGCAGAGTATCAAGCCACCAAGAGACGCATTGAAATATGTGGGATATGGTCTTCCAAAATGGAGGAATCAAGTTTTGAATCGAAGGAATGCTCAGGATAtcttggaaagattgaatgGACTTATTCGATggacttgatttgaattccCAATGGATGGAGTAAATGCTAGGAGTTTGCCGAGAAATTGTTTTGGGATTAGGGAGAGACTCATTCACTGATGACGGAGATGGATGCGGGTAATTATCTATTTTAGCAGAACTATCCCAATTCGAGGATAATACTTGTCTAGTCCTCCATtatgaatttcaaaaacgCCTGTGCTACTTTCACCCCGTCGTGATCCTTATTCACTCTCCCCACTGCATCCTCATAAGTCTCATCGTCGAAAACACCCGAGGCGTGTCGTGCCTCCAATAGCTCCCTCACAATCTCCTCTGTAAATTCTGGATGTCCTTGTACCGTGATTAGTCTCCCCTTGATATACATTCCCTGCGTGGCGCATTTGTCTGTATATGCTAATTGTTCTACTTCTTTCGGATATTCGTATACAACATCTTTGTGCATTTGAAAGATATTCTGTCGAATGGTATGGTTAGTATTCCAAGTCCTCGTCTCATGTAtcacatcaatcaaatcaaaggAGATAGGCTAAACATACCAAACTCTCCAACCCGAAaatctccttccccttccccgTCAACGCAACAGGCGTCACACTCACCTCCCACCCCTTATCACTCCTATCCACCTTGACCCCCAACGCCCTCCCAATAATCTGATGTCCAAAACACACCCCCACGAGCCTCACCCTCTCCTGCTCCAACACACTCTTCACAAACCCCACCAGTTTCACTATCCACGCATCGGACTCAAAAGACGTATGGCGAGATCCACTGATGAGCACGGCGTCGATGGAGGAGAGAGCGGGATATTCTTGCGCGCTCACCACGTCGTATTTGCTGATTTGGAGAGAGGATTCTGGGAGAGGCGGGCTGAGGGCGGATGCCCCTCGGTAAAGGAGCGAGGTGAATACTCCGCCGTACCCGCCGTATTTGGAATTGGTGTTTTGGAGGGGAGTGTCGCATTCGAGGATGGCGATGCGGAGGGGGGGTTGAGGCATGGTGGgttgggatggatgtgtgGAATTTGGAGGATACGATAGAGAGATGTTGTTGTGATGCTACACGTTTGTGGAATCGAATATGGATCGATGAAggagtgtgtgtgtatatgaCATTCAAGAATCGAAGAACAACGAGAGAGGCTTCCGGAAAGTCAATGGTccacctatctatctatctatctatcgacATCTGAACAGATAAGTCAGGTTAAAGAGTGAATTAATATTTGGTAACTTAAACAGATGGTCTGTCGCTTTGATATCAACCCCGATAGAACTCCGGGATATTTTTGTCTTGGCTTGGATGGCTTCTCTTATCGATAACGGGTGTTGGATGCCCCCGAATATTAACCGCACGCATATTATCTCCCGAGGTCTGCAATTGATCCATGGGGGATTTGCTGTGGTTTCGCTGTGTCTGTTGGTTGATTCGACGCCCTTTGCTTGATGACAGTTGATATTGGGTCAAGGTTATATCAGACACAACACAATTATATTACAGGGATATGTAGAGAGAGTTCTGGAATGGGATCCCGTCTCCAAGAGATGCATAGCTCGAGAAGGTCGGCCACATTCATTCTAATTCGTCCATTGGGGAAAACCTGTTCAATCAGAAAGCACACCTTTCAATTCGTATGAATCATCGACATCTTCATATATGCTGTATGCTGTATGCTGTAAGTTATCCCACCCGCCACAAGAGATGATGCGGGACACTCATACTCTGCTCTGATAGGCTCGCCGTCACGAAAGTCCTTCTCCCGTTGTGGTGCGACGGTGTCACTGGTGGGTGCGTGCAATCGCAACTATTCTCATACAGAATAGCTCTTTTCTCTAGGTGCATTTAGgatatgtgtgtatgcatgcatgcatgaaaGCGGGACTGACTCACTCGGcgaattcttttctttgatgGATCAGAA
This genomic interval carries:
- the BcCHSII gene encoding BcCHSII — protein: MDRSNTPSMPPMYSETYPDEYDSIPAGHNRHGSEIRLLTSYDDPDTRPYVAPLAPRALHLSPRKPPPAVSVATPEHLASLKEEEQEEVISSCKLQQEVEISATAMSAHDPNDIAHLLPVLPDGPSRRRSLRHPVSSPLSTLKSQLIGKKSSLLKNISTSSDRRSYQASVMSTDSYDDHRRAPSINTYDDHRRPPSMNTYDDHRRPPSINTYDDHRRPPTATTYDDHRRAPSIIDNVPDLPPPESAYRPYSPLQYSPSGRASPTRTWSPIREERNSSEFNVPPPMGYHYEPSDLNGSPRPGTPSTAYGGSPRRPLPPAPLFAAHGARSPFGDDATIHIPLEHEDDEMLDEDVFGPEKRDMRGTMRSRQSYSTFADDMESAKDYEHYGPAPSGKQERRGANRTTQMKKREVKLINGELILECKIPTILYSFLPRRDEIEFTHMRYTAVTCDPDDFVAKGYKLRQNMGVTARETELFICITMYNETEIDFTRTMHAVMKNISHFCSRSKSRTWGENGWQKIVVAIISDGRQKIHPRTLDALAAMGVYQDGIAKNLVNGREVQAHVYEYTTQVSLDSDLKFKGAEKGIVPCQMLFCLKEKNAKKLNSHRWFFNAFGRALTPNICIMLDVGTKPGGNSLYHLWKAFDTDSNVAGACGEIKAMKGKGWMGLLNPLVASQNFEYKMSNILDKPIESVFGYITVLPGALSAYRYHALQNDHTGHGPLSQYFKGETLHGQNADVFTANMYLAEDRILCWELVAKRDERWVLKYVKGCTGETDVPDTVPEFVSQRRRWLNGAFFAAVYSLAHFKQVWHTDHTLGRKILLHIEFIYQFIQLLFTYFSLANFYLTFYFIAGSLSVDNMDPFGHSIGKYIFYVLKYVCVLLTATQFILSMGNRPQGARKLYYMSMIIYSIIMVYTLFSTIYIVYREVHDNAKNLVMGNNLFTNLVVSLCSTLGLYFLMSFLYLDPWHMFTSSGAYFALLPSYICTLQVYAFCNTHDVTWGTKGDNVMSTDLGAASGKGQTVELEMPSEQLDIDSGYDEALRNLRDRLEVPSPPISESQQQEDYYKSVRTYMVLVWMIANGILAMAVSEAYGPDHLGTNYYLTFLLWAVAALALFRAVGSSAFGIINCVEAIVEGRIRVSMTVPRWMGGWSSKISEGISEGISSVGNAVKRN
- the BcCHSII gene encoding BcCHSII, encoding MDRSNTPSMPPMYSETYPDEYDSIPAGHNRHGSEIRLLTSYDDPDTRPTSSDRRSYQASVMSTDSYDDHRRAPSINTYDDHRRPPSMNTYDDHRRPPSINTYDDHRRPPTATTYDDHRRAPSIIDNVPDLPPPESAYRPYSPLQYSPSGRASPTRTWSPIREERNSSEFNVPPPMGYHYEPSDLNGSPRPGTPSTAYGGSPRRPLPPAPLFAAHGARSPFGDDATIHIPLEHEDDEMLDEDVFGPEKRDMRGTMRSRQSYSTFADDMESAKDYEHYGPAPSGKQERRGANRTTQMKKREVKLINGELILECKIPTILYSFLPRRDEIEFTHMRYTAVTCDPDDFVAKGYKLRQNMGVTARETELFICITMYNETEIDFTRTMHAVMKNISHFCSRSKSRTWGENGWQKIVVAIISDGRQKIHPRTLDALAAMGVYQDGIAKNLVNGREVQAHVYEYTTQVSLDSDLKFKGAEKGIVPCQMLFCLKEKNAKKLNSHRWFFNAFGRALTPNICIMLDVGTKPGGNSLYHLWKAFDTDSNVAGACGEIKAMKGKGWMGLLNPLVASQNFEYKMSNILDKPIESVFGYITVLPGALSAYRYHALQNDHTGHGPLSQYFKGETLHGQNADVFTANMYLAEDRILCWELVAKRDERWVLKYVKGCTGETDVPDTVPEFVSQRRRWLNGAFFAAVYSLAHFKQVWHTDHTLGRKILLHIEFIYQFIQLLFTYFSLANFYLTFYFIAGSLSVDNMDPFGHSIGKYIFYVLKYVCVLLTATQFILSMGNRPQGARKLYYMSMIIYSIIMVYTLFSTIYIVYREVHDNAKNLVMGNNLFTNLVVSLCSTLGLYFLMSFLYLDPWHMFTSSGAYFALLPSYICTLQVYAFCNTHDVTWGTKGDNVMSTDLGAASGKGQTVELEMPSEQLDIDSGYDEALRNLRDRLEVPSPPISESQQQEDYYKSVRTYMVLVWMIANGILAMAVSEAYGPDHLGTNYYLTFLLWAVAALALFRAVGSSAFGIINCVEAIVEGRIRVSMTVPRWMGGWSSKISEGISEGISSVGNAVKRN